From the genome of Candidatus Baltobacteraceae bacterium, one region includes:
- the metF gene encoding methylenetetrahydrofolate reductase [NAD(P)H] translates to MRISDALATLRPFFSFEFFPPKDDEGSRALLATIELLAPLRPAFVSITYGAGGSARERTVTLAKTIQRDIGLTVMAHVTCVGSTRAELRAIFDDLARGGIENVLALRGDPPKGSTTFEAPVGGFAHASDLIAMLRRNYDFCIGAACYPETHAEAPSPQTDLMHLKEKVDAGADFLISQLFFNNERFTEFETRARGIGIGVPIIPGLMPITNYQQVSRFTQAIGATIPPKLLRELELRHQEAKAVEDLGVAYAALQATELLGRGAPGIHFYTLNRSPATRAIVSALIAGSAWRASFGALR, encoded by the coding sequence GTGCGCATTTCGGATGCCCTGGCGACGCTGCGGCCGTTTTTCTCGTTCGAGTTCTTTCCGCCGAAAGACGACGAGGGCTCGCGCGCGCTCCTGGCGACGATCGAGTTGCTCGCGCCGCTGCGTCCGGCGTTCGTTTCGATCACCTACGGCGCGGGCGGCTCAGCCCGCGAGCGAACGGTTACGCTGGCGAAAACGATCCAGCGCGACATCGGGCTGACCGTGATGGCTCACGTCACCTGCGTGGGCTCTACGCGCGCCGAGCTGCGCGCGATCTTCGACGACTTGGCGCGCGGCGGGATCGAGAACGTGCTCGCGCTGCGCGGAGATCCGCCCAAAGGCTCGACCACCTTCGAAGCTCCGGTGGGCGGATTCGCGCACGCGAGCGATCTGATCGCGATGCTGCGCCGCAACTACGATTTTTGTATCGGCGCGGCGTGCTATCCCGAAACGCACGCCGAGGCGCCGAGCCCGCAGACCGACCTCATGCACTTGAAAGAAAAGGTCGACGCGGGCGCCGATTTTCTGATCTCGCAGTTGTTTTTCAACAACGAGCGCTTCACCGAATTCGAGACGCGGGCGCGCGGAATCGGCATCGGCGTTCCGATCATCCCGGGGCTCATGCCGATCACGAACTATCAGCAGGTTTCGCGTTTTACGCAGGCGATCGGCGCGACGATCCCGCCGAAGCTGTTGCGCGAACTCGAACTTCGTCACCAGGAAGCGAAGGCCGTCGAGGATTTGGGCGTGGCGTACGCTGCCCTACAGGCGACCGAGCTGCTCGGGCGCGGCGCGCCGGGCATTCACTTTTACACGCTCAACCGTTCGCCGGCGACGCGCGCGATCGTGTCCGCGTTGATCGCCGGCAGCGCGTGGCGCGCGAGCTTCGGAGCACTGCGGTGA
- a CDS encoding flagellar biosynthesis protein FlhA: protein MSRVPVYAFAAVLLAIVGILIVPLPPALLDVLLGINIFGSALVLLLAVTIEDPLEFSAFAPALLVATLFRLSLDVSATRLILTAGTTPGAVGAIIPAFGAFVVRGNLVVGLIVFSILITIQFIVIASGSQRVAEVAARFTLDAMPGKQMAIDADVHAGALDAEGARRKRAAVQREADFYGAMDGAGKFVKGDAVAALVIVALNLVGGIVVGVAYQGLSPLAALDTFALLSIGNALVTTLPAFLISTAMGMMVTRVASDGALGADLAAQLFARPDVLRSAGALLLVLSFVPALPRPLFLALGAGAFVLAQVAVRRRNRLDRDSRAANERAKRQAMRRPELALSLVGVDAMAIEVGTDLAHLLAPPLCDALLDRIGEVRRALAGEIGLVLPGVRLRDDLARDPDTYAIRVRDREVAHGRLELEGVMAVADTGVLAGLGLQVETEPVYGLPAAWIDPVDRERVASAGALVFDPISIVGSHVAETVRRHASELLGRQELQTLLEHLRASMPALIREFGTDAFPLGTLHKAFGHLLREQAWPRDPVIVLQAMLESPSRDPRELAESARRVILPDLLRRRGIERLEPLVVDAEYDLVPDPQRAIELRDEVADYAARVPRDRAAVLCGSALRPVLSDLLLRSGIRVDVLTYAELPPELPLAPAGMVPPTIRSLAAV from the coding sequence ATGAGCCGCGTGCCGGTGTACGCCTTCGCCGCGGTGTTGTTGGCGATCGTCGGCATCTTGATCGTCCCGCTGCCGCCGGCGCTGCTCGACGTCCTGCTCGGAATCAACATCTTCGGCTCCGCGCTCGTGCTGCTGCTCGCCGTAACCATCGAGGATCCGCTGGAGTTCTCCGCGTTCGCGCCGGCATTGCTGGTCGCCACGCTCTTCCGCCTCTCGCTCGACGTGTCCGCGACCCGCCTGATCCTCACCGCCGGTACGACGCCGGGCGCGGTCGGCGCGATCATTCCGGCCTTCGGCGCATTCGTCGTGCGCGGCAACCTCGTGGTCGGGTTGATCGTCTTTTCGATCTTGATCACGATCCAATTCATCGTCATTGCCAGCGGTTCGCAGCGCGTGGCCGAAGTGGCGGCGCGTTTCACGCTCGACGCGATGCCCGGCAAACAGATGGCGATCGATGCCGACGTTCACGCCGGCGCACTCGACGCCGAGGGTGCGCGGCGCAAACGCGCCGCGGTCCAACGTGAGGCGGATTTCTACGGCGCGATGGACGGCGCAGGGAAGTTCGTCAAAGGCGACGCCGTCGCGGCGCTGGTGATCGTGGCGCTCAATCTCGTCGGCGGCATCGTCGTCGGCGTCGCGTATCAAGGTCTCTCGCCGCTCGCGGCCCTGGACACCTTCGCGCTGCTCTCGATCGGCAACGCGCTGGTAACGACGCTTCCCGCGTTTCTGATCTCGACCGCGATGGGCATGATGGTCACGCGCGTCGCCTCGGACGGTGCGCTCGGAGCGGACTTGGCGGCGCAGCTCTTTGCGCGTCCCGACGTGCTGCGCAGCGCCGGCGCGCTGCTGCTGGTACTTTCGTTCGTGCCGGCATTGCCGCGCCCGCTCTTTCTCGCGCTCGGTGCCGGTGCGTTCGTGCTGGCGCAGGTTGCGGTACGCCGGCGCAATCGTCTGGACCGGGATTCGCGTGCGGCGAACGAGCGCGCCAAACGCCAAGCGATGCGCCGGCCCGAACTGGCGTTGAGCTTGGTCGGCGTCGATGCGATGGCGATTGAAGTCGGCACCGACCTCGCGCATCTGCTCGCGCCGCCGCTGTGCGATGCGTTGCTCGACCGGATCGGCGAGGTGCGCCGCGCGCTCGCCGGCGAGATCGGTTTGGTCTTGCCCGGCGTACGTCTGCGCGACGATCTCGCGCGCGATCCGGACACCTATGCGATCCGCGTGCGCGATCGCGAGGTCGCGCACGGGCGGCTCGAACTCGAAGGGGTGATGGCGGTCGCGGACACCGGCGTTCTCGCCGGCCTCGGTTTGCAGGTTGAAACCGAACCGGTCTACGGATTGCCCGCCGCCTGGATCGATCCCGTCGACCGCGAGCGCGTCGCCTCGGCCGGTGCGCTGGTTTTCGATCCGATCTCGATCGTCGGTTCGCACGTAGCCGAAACCGTGCGGCGCCACGCGAGCGAGTTGCTCGGACGGCAGGAGCTGCAAACGCTGCTCGAACATTTGCGTGCGAGCATGCCCGCGTTGATTCGCGAATTCGGCACCGACGCGTTTCCGCTCGGGACGCTGCACAAAGCGTTCGGACATCTCTTGCGCGAACAGGCGTGGCCGCGCGATCCGGTCATCGTCCTGCAGGCGATGCTCGAATCGCCCTCACGCGATCCGCGCGAACTGGCCGAGTCGGCACGCCGCGTGATTCTTCCCGATCTGCTGCGCCGCCGCGGAATCGAACGGCTCGAGCCGCTGGTCGTCGATGCCGAGTACGATCTTGTGCCCGATCCGCAGCGCGCGATCGAGCTGCGCGACGAGGTTGCCGACTACGCGGCTCGCGTTCCACGCGATCGTGCCGCGGTGCTCTGCGGCAGCGCGCTGCGGCCCGTGCTTTCGGACCTGCTGCTGCGCTCGGGCATACGCGTGGACGTGCTGACCTACGCCGAGCTGCCGCCGGAGCTGCCGCTGGCCCCGGCGGGCATGGTTCCACCCACGATTCGTAGCCTAGCCGCCGTTTGA
- a CDS encoding O-methyltransferase, whose protein sequence is MSTDRGYDVDTYLAELFVGDDPAFERALATSAAAGLPPIAVSATQGKLLYLLARLRGARRILEIGTLGGYSAIWMARALPRDGVLISLEIDPEHAAVARDNVAAAGLADIVAVEVAPALEMLAHLVGAKAEPFDLIFIDADKENNPRYLRRALELSRSGTLIVVDNVVRNGSVIDANSRDPDVIGTRAVLKMMASEPRLQATALQTLGHKGHDGLALALVV, encoded by the coding sequence GTGAGCACCGATCGCGGCTACGACGTCGATACCTACCTGGCCGAGCTTTTCGTCGGCGATGATCCGGCGTTCGAACGCGCGCTCGCGACCAGTGCAGCGGCGGGTCTACCGCCGATTGCGGTCTCGGCAACGCAGGGGAAGCTCTTGTATCTGCTCGCGCGCCTGCGCGGCGCGCGGCGCATTCTGGAGATCGGGACGCTCGGCGGCTACAGCGCGATATGGATGGCGCGCGCGCTCCCCCGCGACGGCGTGCTGATCTCGCTCGAAATCGATCCCGAGCATGCGGCGGTGGCGCGCGACAACGTCGCCGCGGCGGGCCTCGCGGATATCGTGGCCGTGGAGGTTGCGCCCGCGCTCGAGATGCTTGCGCATCTGGTCGGCGCGAAGGCCGAGCCCTTCGATCTGATCTTCATCGACGCGGACAAGGAAAACAATCCGCGGTACCTGCGCCGTGCGCTCGAACTCTCGCGCAGCGGTACGCTGATCGTCGTCGACAACGTCGTGCGCAACGGATCGGTGATCGACGCGAACAGCCGCGACCCCGACGTGATCGGTACCCGCGCCGTCTTGAAGATGATGGCGAGCGAGCCCCGTTTGCAGGCGACCGCGCTGCAGACGCTCGGGCATAAAGGGCACGACGGCCTGGCGCTCGCGCTCGTCGTTTGA
- a CDS encoding EscU/YscU/HrcU family type III secretion system export apparatus switch protein, which produces MSGDAGEKTFEAPPSRIAKARREGNVARAAEFAANLAFVAAALAVLVLAAPIGALAREAMARAAGGSVPALPCTALVVLALLPMGLAALSGALGGAMQNGGVVFAPVAVKLERLQPLEGLRRMFSREAATHGVRALAAFTFAVAAMVPTLHDLVNAAAVAPAPRSVASIAWSGAQHVVFAAAAVGLLFAVAEYAVARRAWLRKLRMSLAELKRELKESDGDPLARGRRKSLHRNLVRGALARVKDASFVVVNPTHVAVALEYRPPAVPVPRVLVRAADEAALRVRALAAEHRVPLIENVALARGLYRDCAVGEPIVYDHYVAVAEVVAALLRSGALERRA; this is translated from the coding sequence GTGAGCGGCGATGCGGGTGAGAAAACCTTCGAAGCGCCGCCGTCGCGGATCGCCAAGGCCCGGCGCGAAGGAAACGTGGCGCGGGCTGCGGAGTTCGCTGCGAATCTCGCGTTTGTCGCAGCCGCGCTTGCGGTGCTCGTGCTGGCCGCACCGATCGGCGCGCTCGCGCGCGAGGCTATGGCGCGTGCTGCAGGCGGCAGCGTCCCCGCGCTGCCGTGCACTGCGCTGGTCGTTCTCGCGCTGCTGCCGATGGGGTTGGCCGCGCTCAGCGGAGCGCTCGGCGGCGCGATGCAAAACGGTGGTGTCGTCTTTGCTCCGGTTGCGGTGAAGCTCGAGCGGCTGCAGCCGCTCGAGGGTTTGCGGCGCATGTTCTCGCGCGAAGCCGCGACGCACGGCGTCCGCGCGCTGGCAGCGTTCACGTTCGCGGTGGCGGCGATGGTGCCCACTCTTCACGATCTGGTGAACGCTGCCGCGGTCGCGCCGGCGCCGCGCAGCGTGGCGAGCATTGCGTGGAGCGGAGCGCAGCACGTCGTCTTCGCGGCCGCAGCCGTCGGGCTGCTTTTCGCCGTCGCCGAATACGCGGTCGCGCGGCGCGCGTGGCTGCGCAAATTGCGGATGAGCCTGGCCGAGCTCAAGCGCGAGCTGAAGGAGAGCGACGGCGATCCGCTCGCGCGCGGGCGGCGCAAGTCGCTGCATCGCAATCTGGTTCGCGGCGCGCTCGCACGCGTCAAAGACGCGTCCTTCGTGGTGGTGAATCCGACCCACGTTGCCGTGGCGCTCGAATACCGGCCGCCGGCCGTACCGGTGCCGCGGGTGCTCGTGCGTGCCGCCGACGAGGCAGCGCTGCGCGTGCGTGCGTTGGCCGCCGAACATCGCGTGCCGCTGATCGAGAACGTGGCGCTGGCACGCGGCCTCTACCGCGATTGTGCCGTCGGCGAGCCGATCGTCTACGACCATTACGTCGCGGTGGCCGAAGTCGTGGCCGCGCTGCTGCGCAGCGGCGCACTCGAGCGCCGCGCATGA
- the secD gene encoding protein translocase subunit SecD: MSWNTVKPFVKALVIIAIVAYSLWAALPIDQKIHLGLDLQGGSRLLLQLSPTADVKTITPQIQAQTRQVIEQRIDTLGVTEPQISNVGSDRILVEIPNLKNPDQAEQLLKQVAVLDYKIMPPQVAQRADAALQIVDNPKTPGVTKKELAEAQAYVERGAYDASGPIVYTGKELKGAQASYDQSGNPNITFQTKDAAKFGKMTSANVGKLLAIFLDNRYVSAATIQSPIYDSGQITGQFTEEQTITLANELNAGALPAAISIIEKETIGPTLGKIDLIESLKASMLGLGLVLLFMIAVYRLPGFLADVALMIYVLAMLGILAASHATLTLPGIAGFVLSIGMAVDANVLIFERIKEELWNGKPMRAAVRVGFSRAFTAVFDSHFTTIVGAGVLFMLGTGTVKGFAFTLFWGTVVSLFTAVFITRFFVDVLVDNNLLTAPELYGVKSDELGIFAKQGA, translated from the coding sequence ATGAGCTGGAATACTGTCAAACCGTTCGTCAAAGCGCTGGTGATCATCGCCATCGTGGCCTACTCGCTCTGGGCCGCGCTCCCGATCGATCAAAAGATTCATCTCGGGCTCGATCTGCAAGGCGGTTCGCGCCTGCTGCTCCAGCTTTCACCGACGGCCGACGTGAAGACGATCACGCCGCAAATCCAAGCGCAGACGCGCCAGGTCATCGAGCAGCGCATCGATACGCTGGGCGTGACCGAGCCGCAGATCAGCAACGTCGGCAGCGATCGCATCTTGGTCGAGATTCCGAACCTGAAGAATCCCGATCAAGCCGAGCAGCTGCTCAAACAGGTTGCGGTGCTCGATTACAAGATCATGCCGCCGCAAGTGGCTCAGCGCGCGGACGCCGCGTTGCAGATCGTCGACAATCCGAAGACGCCCGGCGTAACCAAGAAAGAGCTAGCCGAAGCCCAAGCATACGTTGAGCGCGGCGCGTACGACGCGAGCGGGCCGATCGTCTACACGGGCAAGGAACTCAAAGGCGCGCAAGCGAGTTACGATCAGTCGGGCAATCCGAACATCACCTTCCAAACGAAGGACGCAGCGAAGTTCGGCAAGATGACCAGCGCCAATGTCGGCAAGCTGCTCGCGATCTTCCTCGACAATCGGTACGTGTCAGCCGCGACGATTCAGAGCCCGATCTACGACAGCGGTCAGATCACGGGGCAATTCACCGAAGAGCAGACGATCACGCTCGCCAACGAACTCAATGCCGGCGCTCTGCCGGCCGCGATCTCCATCATCGAAAAGGAAACGATCGGACCGACGCTGGGCAAGATCGATCTCATCGAATCGCTCAAAGCTTCGATGCTCGGGCTGGGCCTGGTGCTGCTCTTCATGATCGCGGTCTATCGCCTGCCCGGATTCTTGGCCGACGTCGCCCTGATGATCTACGTGCTGGCGATGCTGGGAATTCTCGCGGCCTCGCACGCGACGCTCACGCTCCCCGGAATCGCCGGCTTCGTGCTCTCGATCGGTATGGCGGTCGATGCGAACGTGCTGATTTTCGAGCGCATCAAGGAAGAACTCTGGAACGGTAAGCCGATGCGGGCGGCGGTGCGCGTCGGGTTCTCGCGCGCGTTCACGGCCGTCTTCGACAGCCACTTCACCACGATCGTCGGCGCGGGCGTGCTCTTCATGCTCGGCACGGGCACGGTGAAGGGGTTCGCATTCACGCTCTTCTGGGGCACCGTGGTCTCGCTGTTCACCGCGGTCTTTATCACGCGCTTCTTCGTCGACGTGCTGGTCGACAACAACCTTCTCACCGCTCCCGAGCTCTACGGCGTCAAGTCCGACGAACTCGGTATCTTCGCCAAGCAGGGAGCATAA
- a CDS encoding flagellar biosynthetic protein FliR yields MTASVLLVFARCAGFAARAPGFSHPSVPHPLRAGIALLLTVAIAPGVRATHLAGIALAIALVVEFLLGSAIGMGASLLYDGAYAGGRMLDDYVGVKAIAPNVQLVAPSGFGRIWSIAFTGGYFLLGAYRLTILALAESFERIPPGAPFDPHAWLAFAASLASTIVLVAFAVAAPSIALAFVVQIALAALSRTIPRFAGFSLSFPLVFGAVLLVTAVSIPLLAARAAHPILLYPGARP; encoded by the coding sequence GTGACCGCATCCGTGCTGCTCGTCTTTGCGCGCTGCGCCGGATTTGCCGCGCGCGCACCGGGGTTCTCGCACCCGAGCGTGCCGCATCCGCTGCGCGCCGGGATCGCGCTGTTGCTCACCGTCGCGATTGCGCCGGGCGTACGGGCAACGCATCTCGCTGGAATCGCCTTGGCGATCGCGCTCGTCGTCGAGTTCCTCCTCGGCAGCGCGATCGGCATGGGCGCCTCCCTGCTCTACGACGGTGCGTACGCCGGCGGTCGCATGCTCGACGATTACGTCGGCGTGAAAGCGATCGCGCCCAACGTGCAGCTGGTCGCACCGAGCGGCTTCGGGCGCATCTGGTCGATCGCGTTTACCGGCGGATATTTTCTGCTCGGCGCCTATCGCTTGACGATCCTCGCCTTGGCGGAGAGTTTCGAGCGTATCCCGCCCGGCGCGCCGTTCGATCCGCATGCGTGGCTGGCGTTCGCGGCGTCGCTCGCGAGCACGATCGTGCTCGTTGCGTTCGCGGTCGCGGCGCCGTCGATCGCGCTGGCCTTCGTCGTGCAGATCGCGCTGGCCGCGCTCTCGCGGACGATCCCGCGGTTTGCCGGCTTCTCGCTCTCGTTTCCGCTGGTTTTCGGCGCGGTGCTGCTGGTAACGGCGGTTTCGATTCCGCTGCTCGCAGCCCGCGCGGCGCATCCGATCCTTCTCTATCCGGGAGCGCGACCGTGA
- a CDS encoding flagellar biosynthetic protein FliQ, whose protein sequence is MEAFDALLRETMILAAVLCVPVLTIAATVGTAVAIVQAATQVQEQTLTLLPKVLAVGLMVALFGAFGLHACAALFRDAIAAIPALVHGS, encoded by the coding sequence ATGGAGGCCTTCGATGCGCTCCTGCGCGAGACGATGATTCTGGCCGCCGTGCTCTGCGTTCCCGTCCTTACGATAGCGGCGACGGTCGGAACGGCCGTCGCCATCGTGCAGGCGGCCACGCAGGTGCAGGAGCAGACGCTCACGCTCTTGCCCAAAGTGCTCGCAGTCGGCCTGATGGTTGCGTTGTTCGGCGCGTTCGGCCTGCACGCGTGCGCCGCGCTGTTTCGAGACGCGATCGCGGCGATTCCGGCGCTGGTTCACGGTTCGTGA
- a CDS encoding type II toxin-antitoxin system HicB family antitoxin, whose amino-acid sequence MKTVAVRIDYDPDTRTYGATSDELPDVYAVSNDRDDVLARFVRAARLHLEALRERGEQPRPLANAEFVTVAIEVDAA is encoded by the coding sequence ATGAAGACCGTTGCCGTGCGGATCGACTACGATCCCGATACAAGGACCTATGGGGCTACCTCGGACGAACTCCCTGACGTCTATGCCGTCAGCAACGATCGCGATGACGTGCTTGCGCGGTTCGTGCGCGCAGCACGGCTTCATCTCGAGGCCTTACGTGAACGCGGCGAGCAGCCTCGGCCTCTCGCGAACGCCGAGTTCGTTACCGTCGCTATCGAAGTCGACGCTGCTTAG